ACGACACTACCGACATCATCATCGGCGTCATCGGTAGTCCCCACACCAACATAAAGCGGGATACTCAACCCTATATCAACATAACTGGCCTGAGCAGATAAAAGACCGATCCCCGTAAACATGAAAAGAAGAGAAAACAACACGACAGCCGCTTTTTCGTACCTCTTTTTCATCAATTACCTCCCGGGAAACACCCCGTAATTAATGATAGCACGAAAGTATCAACTATTCCGTTGGGGATCCAAACAGCACCTCAGTGCCGATCAAGTGGAAAAAACATCGGGGAACACAAAGAGAGGAACGTCACTCTTCCTGAAACAACTCAACAACCTCTTCGGGGCTCTGAGAAGCAAGGAGGAGACGGCAGAAACTCTTCGAACGGGTCAGCTTCGCAATTTCACTTAAGGCCTCAATATGTTGTCCTGCCTGATCAGGCGGAGCAAGAAGCAAAAAGAAAAGGTTGCTTGGTTTACCATCCATGGCCTGAAAATCGATTCCGTCGGGGGCAATGCCGATGGCAACCGTCAGCTGATCCACGGCATCACATTTGGCATGAGGTACGGCTATCCCTTCTTCAAGGCCCGTACTT
This genomic interval from Sediminispirochaeta bajacaliforniensis DSM 16054 contains the following:
- a CDS encoding PTS sugar transporter subunit IIA, encoding MAFIDLIEPSVVQIPVRSKTKSEVLRELVDLLDKAGKLISADKALSALLDREAKGSTGLEEGIAVPHAKCDAVDQLTVAIGIAPDGIDFQAMDGKPSNLFFLLLAPPDQAGQHIEALSEIAKLTRSKSFCRLLLASQSPEEVVELFQEE